AGGCCGAGGGCCCGATGATGCTCATCAGCAACTGAGCCAAGGCTCTTTGCTGGTTGTCCGCGCCCGATTTGGGCTCCGTTTTGTTACTTGCCCCCCGCGCTTCCGACGCGAAACCTGTCGGGCTTTAATCCTATGGTCATCAAACCCAAAGTCCGTGGCTTCGTCTGTGTCACCGCCCACCCCGCCGGCTGCGCCGCGCACGTTCAGGAATGGATCGACTACGTGAAGGCCAAGGGCCCCGTGAAAAACGGTCCCAAGAAGGTCCTCGTGATCGGTTCCTCCACCGGCTACGGCCTCGCCTCCCGCATCTCGGCCGCCTTCGGTTCCGGCGCCGCCACGATCGGCGTCTTCTTCGAGCGCCCGTCCGAGCCCGACAAGACCGCCACCCCCGGCTGGTATAACACCGCCGCGTTCACCACCGCCGCGAAGAAGGCCGGCCTCTACGTCAAAAACTTTAACGGCGACGCCTTCTCCGACCAGCTCAAGACCGACGTCCTCGCCGCCATCAAGGCCGATCTGGGCCAGATCGACCTCGTCGTCTACTCCCTCGCCTCGCCCCGCCGCACGCACCCGAAGACCGGCGTCGTCCACAAATCCTGCCTCAAGCCCGTCGGTCAGACCTATTCCAACAAGACCGTCGATACCGACAAGGGCATCGTCTCCACTATCACCATCGAGCCCGCCAACGAGGCCGAGATCGCCGACACCAAGGCCGTCATGGGTGGCGAAGACTGGGAGATGTGGATCAACGCCCTCGACGAGGCCAAGCTCCTCGCCCCCGGCGCCACCTCCGTCGCCTATTCCTACATCGGACCCGAGCTCACCTGGCCCATCTACAAAAACGGCACCATCGGTCTCGCCAAGAACGACCTCGAGCGCGCCGGCAAGTCAATCAACGCCACGCTCAAGACCAACGGTTACGGCCGCGCCTTTATCTCCGTCAACAAGGCGCTCGTTACCCAGGCCAGCTCCGCCATTCCCGTCGTTCCCCTCTACATTTCGATCCTCTACAAGATCATGAAAGCCAAGGGCAGCCACGAGGGTTGCATCGAACAGATCGACCGTCTCTTCCGCACCCAGATGTTCGGCGGCACCGGTCTCGACTTCGATGATGCCGGCCGCGTCCGCATCGACGACTGGGAAATGAAGCCCGACGTCCAGGCCGAGGTCGCCGCTCTCTGGCCCGAGGTCACGACCGAGAACCTCGCCGCTCTGACCGACATCGCCGGTTACCGCACCGAGTTCTTGAAGCTCTTCGGCTTCGGTCTCCCCGGTATCGATTACGAGGCCGACATCGATCCGCACGTCGAGCTGCCCGCCTAAAAAGCGCACCTCGTTCGCCTCCCCAGCCCGGCCCCACCAAGGCCGGGCTTTTTCGCGCCTTTACGCGTAGCGTTTCTTCATCGCCGCATACGGGAAATAACGTCCCGGACACACTGTGTGGTTTTTGTCCACCCAGCGGTGCACGGTGAATTTCGGTTTCACTCCGAGCGGTGCCTCGTTGCGCAACCAATCCACGAGCGAAATAAACGACGACAACTGCCGCACCCCGGGCCGGCGTTTTTCGAAATTACCCACGAGGCAGATTCCGATGCCGTGCGCATTGTAGAAATCACTGCGCACATGCCCGCCGTCGATCTGCTTGAGCCAGCGCGGACCGATCTCGATCTCGCCGTCGCCTGAATCACGGCCATTCCCGATTACAAAATCATACGCGAGCCCGTTCTCCATACCTCGCCTCCGGTGCGCCGCTCCATAGCTGCGCGCATTACCCGCCTCGATTCCGCTGTGATGCGCGACCACATGCCGCCAACGCCCTCGCGCAATGTTCAAGCCCGCCGTCGCCGCGATCACGTGCGAGATCACCGACACACCGGGAATAATCAAAACCTGCCCGACCATAATGCGGTCGTTCTTCAGGCCGTTAGCGGTCTTCAACGCGACCACCGTGATGTCATGATGAGCCGCGATACGTCCGAGCGTATCTCCGCGCACCACCCTATACGTGCGCCGGCCACTGGAGTCCGCCAGCAAGGAGGGACCGCCCAAGACCAGACCGGCCAGACCGAGTCCGAGGGTATTTATAAATTCACGCCGCGTCGCCACCCGTTAAACCTAACATGCCCGTCAACCCCTTCGCGCGTGTCGCGTATCATTCAAAGAATCGCCGTCTCCATGAGCCGGTTTGCCTCGGACAATCGCTCGGCCAGTTGACGCGCCAGTGTCTCGTGAAACCGCGCCGCTGCCGCCGGATACTGCACCGCAAGCCGGTCCAGAGATTCGCGCGTCAACTTGTAGCCGTGCACCGGCGATTCTGTAATCACCGCCGCGCTCCGCAGCGTTCCCAGATAAAATGCCATCTCTCCGATCACCGTGCCCGCCCGCAGTGTGCGCAGACGGATCGTCTGCCCGTTCTTCATCTCCAGCCGGATGGTGAGCAACCCGTCCTCGACCAGATAAATCTCATCCGATCGCTCGCCTTGTTTCACCAGCACTTCACCCGCCCCCATCTTAAACGGCTCCGCAAACGCGAGCGCCGGCCGCAATCCATCCATAAACGAAAGCGACGCCGCATCCGCGCTCGGCGGACGCTCGCGCACCAGCAGGCGCTCTTCGCACCACTCGAGTCCGCGATCCAGATCATCGAAGCGCCGCAGCTGTGATCCTTCCGTCAATCGCAGTCCGCCCCGCTCCAGACGCTTCAGCACGCCCGTCGAAAATCCCGTGAGTAAAATCGATACCCGCCGCTCCACCGCAATCTGCGAGAGGCGCATGAGTGCATAAGCCGCCGAAGCATCCACTCCACTGACTCTGCGTCCGTCGAGAATCAAAAAACGCACTTCCGGTATATCCACCGCGATATGACGCAACCGCGCCAACAACTGCGTCGCCGTTCCGAAAAAAACGAATCCGTGCAGACGCAACACCTGGATCGCCTTGCCTTGTTCACCCAGCCAGGCGCGATCCGACGGAGACCGTTCCACCGAGCTGCGCAGGTTGCTTCCATCCGTCTGCATCGTGACCACATCCACCAGGCTGAAACTCACGATAAACAGCACCACCGCCCCCGCGATTCCCGCCGCGACCGCCGGCAACAAACCAAACACCACCGTCACCGCCAGAACGATGAGCACCAGCGCGAGATCGAGCGGCGCAAAGCGTTTCCATCCGCCCACCACCCAATCGAGCAGATAACCCAGTCCCGTCGCCAGCGTCACACCGCTCACCACAAACGAGGGCATCCACGACAAGACACTGGAGCCGCCCGCCAGCGCCACCACGCACACCGCCGTGGCAATCCAGCCCACCGTCCGCGTCACCGGCGCCAGTGCCCGCGCCAGCGTCGTGCTCGTCGCCGAGACAAATCCCGGCAGGCCTCCGCCCAACCCTGCTAAAATATTGGCCGATCCCGTCACCTGAAGTTCGCGATTCAAATCGATCTCGGTGCGCGTGCTCACTTCGACTCCGCTTAATGTGAGCAGCAACGCCACCACACCCACGAGCACCAGCGTGCCGAGCTGCGGCAGGATGCTCCACATCGCATCCGGCGGCACATGAAACAGCGCAAACAAGCCTTCGTGATGCCACAGGCTGCCGCCACTGCCTTGACCGATGATCAAGAGTCCCGCCTCGCGCAACGCAGCCTCTGAATGGCCATACATAAACGCCCAGCCATGAAACAACCCGACCGCCGCGATCAACAGCACCGGCACGCCCATACGTTTTTTATACACCCGCTGCGCCGCGACCAAAGCCGCCGCCAGCATGACCGCCAGAGCGCAGGTTCCCGCGTGTGCTCTCACGGCTTCCCACGACCACGGGTGCGGCAACACGATCAACGCGCCGCTCTTGGTGAGCACCCAGCCTACTCCCGCGAGAAATCCGCCAATCACGGGATACGGCACGAAGCGGATAAAATTCCCCCACCCCATCCGGCCCATCATCCACAACACCGCGCCAAATACCCCCGCCGCCAGCGCGCAACACGCCAATAACAATCCGCCAAGTTCTGGCCCCGACGGCAGCACCGCCGATGCCGCAACCATCATCACCGCCAGCGCCGCGCTCGTCTCCGGACTGGCCGTCGCAATCGTGCCCCGATACGCGCTGAACGTCGCCAGCAAGCCGCCGATCACGACTTGGCTGATCAGCGCCGCGCCCAGGCCGATCTCAAAATTAGAGGCCAGCGCTCCTGCAAAAATCACTGCCGACGCCGAAAACGCCCGCACCACCATGACCGCACCCACCGTGATGCCAGCCATGCCCGTGGACACCGCCGCGCCCGCCCAGCCGGCCGGCGGACGCACCGCCGGTTGCACGGAAAGCGTGTTGGCTGAAGGAACGGTCGGAGGATGGGAGGCGGACATCGCAGTAGTGCCTTTCGACTACACAAAGTAGTCTCAATTTCCTTGCGGTTCCAAACCGTAAATCACGCCCTCGTCGGAAGTCTCAACACTCGGCCCGCCCGCGTAAAAGTATCCGGACTAAAGCCCAGCGCCTCTTTCAGTTTCGCATCCCGTTCCAACGGATTCTTAATGCGCGCCGTTTCACGATGCGCCCGCCACGACAACATGCCACCGGCCCACGGCAGCAATCCGCTTGAAGGCACCGGTAGATCGCTTCCGTGCAGAATACGCTCCGCCAGCGCACCTTGTTTCAAGCGACGTAACGCCGAGGGGCGCAGGCGAAAGTTCAGCGCCGCCAGCGCACTGTTATCACCATAAAGATTCGGGAAGCGCTCGGTCATCTCTACAAACACGTCGAGGTAATCGGGATCGAGCAGCATCATGCCGGTCCCGCAATGCGCCGCGATACAGGTCACCCCGATTTCCAGCGGTCGCGTGAGCACACGCGGCGACGCCAGTTTCGCATCCATCACCGGCATCGTGCGTTCACTGCCGGTATGCGCGAGCAGTGGCAGACCCGCCTCCGCCATCAGTTCCAAAAACCGAGTATGTCGCGGATCGTTCCAGTCAATGCCTTGCACATTCGGCAGGCACTTCAGCGCAGCCGCTCCGCCCGTCAGACATTTTTCCAACTCCTCGAAGGCATCCCGTCGCGAGGGGTGAATCGAAACACCTGCCAGAAACTCCGGATGCTTTTGCGCGAGATCCAGCACGTGATCGTTCGACACATAGAACGAGGCGCGATCCGGCAACGGCGTGCCGTCGTCACGATAAGGCAGCTCATGCGCCAGCAGCATCGCCCGATCAATCGACGGCGCGCCCTGCACATAAGCCAGCAAGCGTTCCGCATAAATCCGGTCAAAGTCCGGCCCGTGCAGATCGCGCATCGTCAGCCCGACCGCTCGCACCAGAAACGGCGCACCAATCCGCGTGAGCCCGCGTGGCCGATACCAGCAGCCCGTGCCGCTCGTGCCGGTGCCGACCACGTGGACGTGGCAGTCGATTCTCATGATACGCCCGCGGCCTTCAGCGCGAGATCCTTGCAGCTCTTGAGATCAAGTTTGCCCGTTCCCAGCACCGGGATTTTTTCCACGCGCTCGACGGTCTTCGGTATCCATAGATTGGGAACGCCCGCAGCCGTGAGCTTTTCTTTCACGCTCTCGGCCGTGATCGCATCGTTGGCGGACAACAACACGAGCTGCTCGCCCTTGCCCGGATCAGGCACGCCCATCACCACGAGCGCGTAGCCTTCCGATTGATCGAGCGCAAAAGCCTCGATCAGTTTTTGCTCCACCGTTCCATGCGGCACCATCTCGCCGGCAATTTTTGAGAAACGTGAAAGGCGTCCTTCTATAAAAAGGAAACCGTCTTCGTCGAACCGCCCCAAATCACCGGTGATATACCAACCGTCGTGGAACACTTCGGCGGTCTTCTTTGGATCATCGAGATAACCGCCAAACATATTGGCACCACGAAATGCCACGATACCCGTCTCGCCTGCGGGCAGCTCGTTGCGTGTTTCCGGATCGAGCACCCGCGCTGTCATACCCGCCATCATGCGACCGACCGAACCCAGACGCTTTCCATCCTGATGCCCCGCAGCCTGCGTCGGCACAGCCGGATCCGGCTGGTTGACATTGGTCGCAGGCGACGCCTCGGTCATGCCGTAGCCCTGCATGATCTCGATTTTAAATTTCTCCAGGAAGCTTTCGTAGAGATCCATCGGCATTTTTTCGGCGCCTGATACCAGAACCTCGAGCGAAGTCAGATCGGCGACTTCGGCTTTTTTGAGGATCGGACGCATAAACGTCGGTGCGCCCACCATCACCGTGACTTTTTCTTCGCGGATCGCCTCGATAATTTTCTTGGTGTCGAGCGGACTCGGGACCGTGACCGAACGGCACGGGCGCAGCAGCGGATACCACATGTTCACGGTAAATCCGAAGCTGTGAAACACCGGCAGGCAGCTCAACATGACCGAGCTCGAAGGGAAAATAGACAACGTCGAAAACTGCCAGCAGTTGGCGAGGATGTTGCGATGCGTGAGCGGCACGCCCTTAGGCTCGCCCGAACTGCCGCTGGTGAACAGCAGACCCGCTTCCGCCCGATCCCCTTTGCGCGGCAACCCGAGCAACACCGGCAGCAATTGATTGGGCAGGATCCACGCCGCCAGGAACCAGGGAAACAGCGCGCGCTTGCCGCCGATTTCCTTGATCGTCGTGGTCAGATCAAGCGTGCGCTCAGGCCATGGAAATCCGGCGGCTTTGGACTTCATCGCATCCGCCGAGATGATCGTCTTCACACCCGACATACGCAGGCTCGACTCCACAGCGGAGCGTCCCGCGGTAAAATTAAAATTCACCGGCACCTTGCCCGCGCATAACACGGCGAGGTTGACGATGCTGGCACCGGCCCCCGGCGGCAGCACAATGCCCACGCGCGATTCCGGCACGGTCTTCCTGATGTGACGCGAAAGTGCAGCCGCCGCCGCGAACAGTTGCGCCGCCTTGAGCTCCCGCCGTGACGCGGTGCGATCCACGAGCGCCAGCCGGCCCGGATGCCGTCCGAGGCGACGCACGATTTCACTGCCGAGGTGACGCTTCAGCTGCGGACGTTCCTCGAACGCCTCACATCCGAGATCGAGCAAAGCGCGGCGAACCGTGGAAGCATCGGCTTGAGCGGCGGGAATCGGTTCGCCCCACGCCACGCACACTGCCGTGCGCATGAGACGCGGGGACTTGAATAGATACTTGTTATCCGAGAAGGAAAACAAGGAGCCCCAAAGACCGTCGTGAGCGGCGGGCACCACCGGCACACCCGCCTTGCGCGCCATCATCTCGAAACCGCGCTGAAGTTTCATCAGTTGACCGGTCCGTGAAATGCCACCCTCGGCGAAGACCAGCACGAGTTCGCCGGCTTGGAGTAATTTGGAAACGCGGCGGACGGTTTCGAGTGCGTTGGCCGGCGAAACGGGAACGGTGCCGGTGAGTTTGTAGATGACGCGAAACAGCCAGCTGCGCCGAGGAAACGCTTCATGTCCGACGAACCGGATCGGCCGCGGGCAGGCCAGCTGCATCACGAGGACATCGGCATACGACAGGTGATTCGTCACGATGAGCGCCCCACCCTGCGCGGGGATGCGGTCCACGTTCAGCGCGCGCACTTTGTAAAGTAACCGGCTCAACACGATCACGGGCCAGCCGATGAACCAGGGAGCATGTGCGCGGGGAAATAAAGGAATGTCAGCCATGATAAAAACAACGGAAGTGTTTCGAGTCTTTACGGGAATTTTTTCCCGTCGAGCCACACGTGACGGATATAGAGCCGATGCGCCCCACTGACCGCCGCCTCAACTTCCAGCGTGGTGAACCGCGGTGTGCCCCGACCTTCGGGCACGAAGAACCGCTCGATTCCGTAATCAAGTCGCAGGTTGTTTCCATTCTGCCAAGCCCGCGCATACACCCACAGACGCGGATCGTCGGCGGCAGGCTCCTCCGTGAGAACATCGGCCACTACATGATGCGCGCCCTCGGGCTTGAGCACGACGAACACGTCGCCATTTGCCGCGATCGGAAATTTTTCCGTCCGGCTGATCTCGTAGTTCAAGATCATGTAATCGCCGCGCAGGATATCGCGCGGATCAACCGGCAATGTTTTCAAACGGACCGTCGGCGCAGTGTGCCTCACGCCTTCGTGATAACCCGCCCACGCGAGGAGGAAAACCACCTGCGCCAGCACCACCGCCCAGACCCAACGTGCAGATTTAATATTCATGCGACCTCCTTTTCCGCACGCATGGCGGTGAGCCAGCCGCGACGTTTGCGTTCCAGATAAATTCCCAGCGTCAGGACGATCACGCCCGAAATCACAAAGAACACCCCGCCTTCCAGCATCGTGCCGAAGAGATCGAAGTAGCGCGTGACGATGTTGATCGCGATGAAACCCAGACCGAGGTTAACCCAGCTCTCACGACCCGTCGCCAGACCCAACCGGATCATAAACACATTGAGCACAAACAACGCGGTCCAAGACCACGCGCTCCACAACCAGCCGCCGTCGCCGGTATTCCAGCCAGTCAGCACTGCACCGACCGGAACCAGCGCGATCACTATCCACACACCCAACGACAACATATCACGACGGCTGTGCTTCCACGCGCCCCAGGCACCTAGCGCAATGAGCAGTGCGACAAACCCCACGGGAATCGGCGAGACCGTCCATTCATCACTTCCCCTCGGCCAGAAATGCCGGATGAAACCGAGCACATATAGGCCCGAGCAAAAGAGCAGCGCTCCCCATTTTTCATGGAGCGAGGCAAAGACGTCGTGACGTGTGCCGCGCAAAGCGAGACCGGACATCCATACGGCAACACCCAGCGCCGTCATGATTGCCACCAGACAAATCACATCTTCAAAACGCAGGTTGCCCGTCTGCAGGGAGAGCCACGAACCTTGGGTCGTAAACTCCATACCCAACCACACCAGAAAGGCCAATAAGCTGACCGCCTGCGCGCCCTTTGATCGAACCAGCCACGGCACCGCCACAATGCCCAGCCACCAAGTCAGCACGCCCGAAGCCGGTCGCGAGTTGAGGTGGAAGATCTGACTCACCAGTGCAATTCCGGCCATGAAGAGGCCCGCCCCCAGCATAAAAAACGCATCCCCGGTTTTTGGATACAGCCCTGGCGCGACCTTGAGCCGCCAGCCTGCGAAATACGAACCCGCCAAAAGTGCGACCAGGCCACCGATCTTCAACCAATCCCCGAGGTCCTGCCAGTTCGCACTGATCAACAAACACACGCCGGCCAGCAGCAGTCCGCCGCCGACCGCGCCCAGAATGGCGATAAACCGCCCGCCACCCGCCGCAGCCGGATGCCGGGCCAGCAGCGCGCCGCGTTGCGATTCAGTCAGCAACCCGTCGCCCACCCAATCTGCCGATTCAACGCGGAGGCGTTCTTCGAATGATTTCATCTGTGAATAATTGGAAGTGGAACTCACTCCTCGGGCAGTCGCCATGCCACCGCGCCCGCCTGCAATTCCTTCAATGACTGCAACGTCTCGCGCGCCTGCTTTTGCGTGAGCGCCCCGACGACCTGCATCACCACCGCCTGATAGGCGGGCGAAACTTTTTCCCACAACCGCCGGCCGGCCGGCGTCAGTATCACTCGATACACACGACGATCGGCGGGATCGTCCTCACGCTTCACCCAGCCGGCTTTTTCCATGCGATCGACCAAACCAGTGACGTTCGACCGGTCCACGACCAAAACATCGCCCAGTTCACGCTGACTGATGCCTTCGCCCGCCGACGCCAGCGCACTAAACACGTTATACTGCGCGGCGGTAATCCCGTGCGGACGGAAGAGGCGCTGACTCTCCCGCAGAAAAACATCCGCGGTTGTCATCACCGCACGGGTCAATTCGTGGCCAAGTTCAGGCTGCATGAGAGTCTGTTCTGCCGCCTATTGTTGATACGTCAACTAGTTTCAGGCCACGACTTCAAATCCCAAGCCAGCGAGGCAAAGCCGGGAAAATCATTCTCCAACCGGCGAAGATCGTGCGCATGCCGGCGAGCTTCACGGAGTGCGATTTCAGTTTCGTGCTGTAAGTTGGGTCGCTCGGTTCCGTAGACACGCTGCTTGAGTTCACGCCTCGTGTAGGGCGCGCGACCAAACTCCGGTCCCGCGATCCAGTTTTGTTCAGTCACGGTTTCCTCAAGTCCGCACAGATACCACGCCTCGACCGCCGGCACGGCTACGCCTACCCCGCGCAACACCCGCTCACGGCCGTGCGCCGGCGGCAGCTTCTTCGTTGACTGCCGAAAAATCGCCCGCAGCTGGCACATCCGGCAGAGCGGATGATAATACTCCGGCGCATCGTGCGCGGCGGTATGCACGACCGAGTCATCACTATCGACCACCACCACCAGCCCGTCGGTATCGGTGTTAAAATGCAGGTGTCGCACGATCGATGGCAGCACCTGTGCCACCGACGGCCAGCCACGGGCACGCAGCGCGGGCTGCACGCGCGTAAAGGGTCGCCTCAGCACCGCCTCGATCAACACCGCCACGGCTGCTTCATCGGCCGGCGACTCGCTCAGGATCGCCAGTTTCAATTTGCGCGCGGCGGGTGACGTCGGAGCGTTGCTCATTTGTCTTCGGGGACACCGCCGATCACTCCGGAAAACCACAGGTCACCCAGCGAACCCGAGGACAACATACCGGCAAGATCGGCGCGTTCATCGAGCCGGGTGAAACGGGCCGCATTCCCCTGCTTTTCCGCGATGACGACCTCTTCGGGATGATCGCGAAAGAGATCGAGTAGATAAGGCGAATGGGTCGTCGCGATCACTTGCACCGGCGTGCATTGTGCGCCGGCCTCGGAGGGATAACTCAGCCGGTAAAGTGTATCCCGAATCTCGCGCAACATGCGCGGATGCACGCCACGATCGACTTCTTCGATACACACGATGGCCGGTGGCGCGGGGTCGTAGGCGAGCGTAAGCATCGCGAGCAAGTAGAGTGTCCCTTGTGAAAGATTTTCCGCGGCGATCAACTCCCCTCCCTCAGCCATTCGCAAGCGCAGCTCCACGGTCTGATCGGCACGAATGGAAAGATCGAGGTCATCATACTCAGGCAGCAGTCGGATCAACTCGGTCGTCATACGCGCAAATGCCTCCGGATGCGCATCGCGCCGGGCGGCGAGCACCGCGGCCACATTGCCTCCGTTGGAGACGAGTTCCGTGCCGTCCTTGAGCAACGCGGGCGAAGCGATCGCGTAATGGTCGAACAGATAGCTGCGCATGCTCAACAGGCGCGCGCGCAAACCCGTCCAGTCATCCACGCCTTCCCCGGTGGGCAGCGGCACAACCTGAAGAAGGTCGCAAACCGTGTCCGATACGCAGCTGAGCACCGCTTCAAGACCGTCATGCGGAGCATCAAAACGAAACGTGATCTCGGCACCTTCGGGCCGGCGTTCGGCATCCGCCGTGGCTTGCGCCAGCGGAAGCTTGGCCAGCGCACGCAGACGCAAAATCGCCTGAATGAGGCTGGTTTTACCCGAGCCATTCGGACCGATGAGTAGGTTGAACGGCGACAGCGCAAGACTCGTGCTGCGCAGCGCCTTGAAATTCCGGAAAACAACGGAAGCGATCACGGCTTCACTCTGATTAAACTCCTACCCTTCCGCCAGCCTGCATTACTCCGTTCGCACGACCACCAGATCGTCGGTATGCAACCCGCACCACACGCGGTCGCCTTCATGAATCGCCTCAAGTAACGCGCTCTCGTTGGCGACCACCGCGGTGAGCCGCGTGCCTCCGGTAAACTCAATCAGCAGCCGATCCAGCGCGCCTTGAAACAGCTCCTCGGTCACACGCGCCTCGAAAACATTCTCACAATCGACCGGCTTTTTGGAAACATGCACTTTCTCCGGGCGCACCGAGATGAGCGCGCGTGTTGCGTCCGCCGGCCACTGCGCGGCGTTCACGGAGAGTTCCAGCCCGCCTTCGATCCGCACGCGCGCCGTGGTTGCGTCGCGTGCAACCAACTCCGCCGGCAGCAAATTCGCCTCGCCGATGAAGTCGGCCACGAACGCCGTGCGCGGTTGGTGATAGATTTCCGTCGCGGTGCCGAGTTGCTCCAGACGACCTTTGTTGAACACCGCGATGCGGTCGCTCATGGACAGCGCCTCCTCCTGATCGTGCGTCACGAAGACAAAGGTCATGCCGAGGATTTTCTGGAGTCGCTTCAGCTCGATCTGCATTTGCCCGCGTAGCTTGGCATCAAGCGCGGAGAGCGGTTCGTCGAGCAACAGAACCGACGGACGCGGCACGATGGCACGCGCAAGGGCGACGCGCTGGCGTTGTCCGCCGGAAAGTTGCGCGGGCTTGCGGTTCTCGAAACCTGTCAGCGCCACCAGCTCGATCACTTCCGCAATGCGCACGGCCGCCTCGGCAGCGGGAACTTTCTGCATGCGCAGGCCAAAGCCTATATTCTCGCGCACCGTCATGTGCGGGAAGAGCGCGTAGCTCTGGAAAACCTGGTTCACGTTACGACGATACGGCGCGAGATGCGTGACATCCTCGCCGCCGATTCGAATGAGACCTTCGTCGGGTGTCTCGAAGCCTGACAACATGCGTAGCAACGTGGTTTTCCCGCAACCGGACGGTCCGAGCAACGTGATGAACTCCCCGGCTTTGATATGCAGGTTGACGTCGTGCACGGCGGTGAAATCGCCGAAGCGTTTGGTGACTCCGTTGATTTCGATCATGAGTGCGAATCGCGCGAACCGCGGCGCTGGATTAGCGCGTAGGCGATAATGAACATGAGGGTAAAGACGACGCCGAGCGCGGCGCCGAACGGCCAGTTACGGGCCTTGAAAAACTGATTCTGAATGACGTTGCCGATCATCGGCACCTTGGCGCCGCCCATGAGATCGGTAATCGCAAACATTCCAATCGCCGGCACGAACACGAGGAGGATACCCGCCGCGATGCCCGGCCAAGTCAGCGGCACGATGACTTCGGAAAATGCCCGCACCGGTCCGGCGCCCAGATCATGGGC
This portion of the Rariglobus hedericola genome encodes:
- a CDS encoding MarR family winged helix-turn-helix transcriptional regulator gives rise to the protein MQPELGHELTRAVMTTADVFLRESQRLFRPHGITAAQYNVFSALASAGEGISQRELGDVLVVDRSNVTGLVDRMEKAGWVKREDDPADRRVYRVILTPAGRRLWEKVSPAYQAVVMQVVGALTQKQARETLQSLKELQAGAVAWRLPEE
- a CDS encoding DUF2157 domain-containing protein; the protein is MKSFEERLRVESADWVGDGLLTESQRGALLARHPAAAGGGRFIAILGAVGGGLLLAGVCLLISANWQDLGDWLKIGGLVALLAGSYFAGWRLKVAPGLYPKTGDAFFMLGAGLFMAGIALVSQIFHLNSRPASGVLTWWLGIVAVPWLVRSKGAQAVSLLAFLVWLGMEFTTQGSWLSLQTGNLRFEDVICLVAIMTALGVAVWMSGLALRGTRHDVFASLHEKWGALLFCSGLYVLGFIRHFWPRGSDEWTVSPIPVGFVALLIALGAWGAWKHSRRDMLSLGVWIVIALVPVGAVLTGWNTGDGGWLWSAWSWTALFVLNVFMIRLGLATGRESWVNLGLGFIAINIVTRYFDLFGTMLEGGVFFVISGVIVLTLGIYLERKRRGWLTAMRAEKEVA
- a CDS encoding ABC transporter ATP-binding protein is translated as MIEINGVTKRFGDFTAVHDVNLHIKAGEFITLLGPSGCGKTTLLRMLSGFETPDEGLIRIGGEDVTHLAPYRRNVNQVFQSYALFPHMTVRENIGFGLRMQKVPAAEAAVRIAEVIELVALTGFENRKPAQLSGGQRQRVALARAIVPRPSVLLLDEPLSALDAKLRGQMQIELKRLQKILGMTFVFVTHDQEEALSMSDRIAVFNKGRLEQLGTATEIYHQPRTAFVADFIGEANLLPAELVARDATTARVRIEGGLELSVNAAQWPADATRALISVRPEKVHVSKKPVDCENVFEARVTEELFQGALDRLLIEFTGGTRLTAVVANESALLEAIHEGDRVWCGLHTDDLVVVRTE
- a CDS encoding AAA family ATPase yields the protein MIASVVFRNFKALRSTSLALSPFNLLIGPNGSGKTSLIQAILRLRALAKLPLAQATADAERRPEGAEITFRFDAPHDGLEAVLSCVSDTVCDLLQVVPLPTGEGVDDWTGLRARLLSMRSYLFDHYAIASPALLKDGTELVSNGGNVAAVLAARRDAHPEAFARMTTELIRLLPEYDDLDLSIRADQTVELRLRMAEGGELIAAENLSQGTLYLLAMLTLAYDPAPPAIVCIEEVDRGVHPRMLREIRDTLYRLSYPSEAGAQCTPVQVIATTHSPYLLDLFRDHPEEVVIAEKQGNAARFTRLDERADLAGMLSSGSLGDLWFSGVIGGVPEDK